Genomic DNA from Shouchella patagoniensis:
GTCATTGATCGACTTGTGGAAAAAGCAAATGCCATTACGGTCGCGGACGGATTTTCGGCAGGCGCTGAAAACGGGGCCATTGCAAATGAAAAACAATTGAAGACGTATTTGCATTATATCGAGAGTGCAAAACAAGCTGGTGCTACGATTGAGTGTGGAGGGGAGCGGTTGTTAGACAGTGGCAAAGACAAAGGTTATTTCGTTGCCCCAACTGTCATTAGCGGGGTAACAACGAAAATGGCTGTTGCGCAAGAAGAAATCTTTGGTCCAGTTGTTGCTGTAATTGAAGTTGATTCTTATGAAGAAGCAATAGCGATTGCAAATGATACAGACTTTGGTTTGTCTTCGGCTATCTTTACAAAGGACTTGCATAAAGCACATGACTTTACCCGTCGAATTCAAACGGGTGTTACTCATGTTAATGTTCCTTCAAATCATTATGAAAACCAATTGCCTTTTGGGGGTAAGAAGAATTCGAGTATTGGACCGCGGGAACAAGGAAGCGCAGCGCTCGACTTCTGGCTTGAGACAAAGGCAGTTTATTTAAAATCATAGGAGGTTTAAAGGATGAGGAATGTCGGTGTAATTGGCTGTGGGGCTATGGGTAAAGGGATGGTGCGCAATCTTTTAAAAGCAGGATATTTTGTCTATGTGTGTGATGAACACTCTCTCTATCGGCAAGAGCTCGAGCTTGCAGGTGCGGTGTTTATGCAAAATGCCGCATTGTTTGCAGAAAAAGTGGACCATCTTCTTTTTTCCTTGCCATCACCAACGATACTGCAAGAGGCTTTGTTTGGTGATAGTGGTGTGCTAAAACAGATTCGTTCAGGTAGCGCCATTTTTGATATGGGAACGACTGACGTAAAAACGACCAGGCGTATCCACGCTCTCTGTGCTGCCAAAGGCATTCGCTATCTCGATTGTCCTGTAAGTGGTGGCCCTGCTGGAGCTGATGCAGGTACGCTGACCATTATGGTTGGTGGAAACGAAGTCGATTTCCTCACTGAGAAGCCATTTTTACATGTGGTTGGCGAGAATGTGATATACGTTGGTTCATCTGGAGCAGGGCAAACAGTTAAGTTATGCAACAACATGATTGTTGCGGGCATTACATCCCTTTTAAGTGAAACGATGATTGCTGCAGAGCAAGAAGGTGTCGCTCCACAAGTATTGTTCGATATTATCCAACAAAGCTCAGGGCACAACCGAGTTGTTGATGTATTCGGCAGCAACCTGCTGGAAAAATCATTTGATCAAGTCTTGTTTTATTTAGGTCACATGGCAAAAGATCTTGAGCTTTATATGGATATGTCACGAGAGCAACACACACCACAACCAACCGCATCGGTCGTAAATCAGCTTTACAGAGCGGCATTGCAACAAAAGAAAGGCAAGCTTGATTCAACCGCTGTTTATTCCGTGATTTCCAATAAAGGAGAGTGAGGGAAATGGGTGAGACGATGAAGCTTGTAAAAGACTGGAGGTTGCATCTCCTTGTTCTCGGTCTAGTTATCGTGACAGAACGAATTGGAGTCATTCAAATACCGGTCGGACCTGGGGTCATTATGTTGCTGCCGATGCTTTTTGCAATCTTGTTTGGTTTGGTGCTTTATTTCACACCGCTCGTCAAAGAAAAGCAATCGAAACATGCAGAGCCCATTATTACAATTAGTGTCGCCTTGCTTATCGCTAAAATTGGTGTCACGATCGGTCCTGGCCTTCAGGATGTCATTGCTGCCGGTCCGGCGTTATTGCTGCAAGAGATAGGCAACTTTGGCACGATTATTTTCGCACTACCTGTAGCGGTTCTATTGCTTGGTATGAAGCGTGAGGCAATAGGGATGACCCACTCCATTGGAAGAGAACCGAACCTGGGACTGATTTATGACAAATTCGGTTTTGATTCACCAGAAGGAAAAGGGGTTACGACAGTATATGTATTCGGTACAGTTTTTGGCGCGTTGTTTTACGGGCTGATCGCGGGCTTCCTTGCAACGTTCACACCGCTCCATCCTCTTTCGCTTGCGATGGCAGCTGGGATAGGGAGTGGTAGCATGATGGCGGCCGCTACTGGCTCGCTTATTGCATCTTATCCTGAGCTTGAGACACAAATAATTGCTTTTGCAGGGGCGAGCAACTTGCTCACCTACTCAACTGGTCTGTTTGTCAGCATCTTTATTGCACTTCCAATTACAGAAAAATTATATCGTGTTTTTGCTAAGTGGAGAGGGGGAGAAGATCGATGAAAAACATCCAAGAATACTTTCTATTAATGGTGATTATTGGTACTGTCGCCTATATCGGAAACTGGACTGGCTACGGTGTCCTCTCACTTGAAGCTGCATATGGAATGGCAATCTTAGTTTTTGTCGCTGTCGTTGGCCAAGCAATCAGTAAGCTTCTTCCTATAAATATACCAAGTGTCGTTTATGTGATTGCTATTGGAATCGTCGCGTCTCTCCCTCAAACACCTTGGGGCAGCTACGTCATTGCGTATACAAATGAAATTCAATTGCTCGCTATCGCTACTCCAATCCTCGCATACGCGGGTATTGCCATAGGCCGTTCCTGGACTGATTTTGTGAGTATGGGTTGGCGCGCGATGATCGTTTCTGTCTGTGTTTTGTTTAGTACACTCATTGGGTCGGCCATTATTGCAGAGTTTGTTTTAAGGTTTCAAGGAATTATTTGAACAAAGTTAACCAAAGCAATTTGTCTAGTTTGTAACCGCTTATACGAGTTTAGGGTGATCATTACGTTATAAGAGACTCATAGATAACGGCGCTCTGCAATCAGTAGACGCTATTCTTCACTTGTTTTTACTGTTCCTGTTTTAGTTAAGCAAAACGGGTTGGAATTTGGCGATTCTATTGTAGTAGATGGGAATGGAGAGGAAGGTTGTGTGTTTGTTTTTACTTTTTTGTTGGCGGTGACTGAAAAAGCGGAGGAATGGTATAGTAGCATATAAGATTAAGAAGGTACTCTCAAAGGACACTAATATCTCAGTACAAATGGTGATGTTCGGTTATTTCAGAATGAGAAAATAAGAAAGACTTTCCCTTCTGTTTTTGTAACATTGTGTCGATATGGTTTTGTAAGTGTAGTAGCCGTATTGGCAAAAAAAGCGGTGATCCAGTTGGATCACCGCTTTTTTCCGT
This window encodes:
- a CDS encoding NAD(P)-dependent oxidoreductase, which gives rise to MRNVGVIGCGAMGKGMVRNLLKAGYFVYVCDEHSLYRQELELAGAVFMQNAALFAEKVDHLLFSLPSPTILQEALFGDSGVLKQIRSGSAIFDMGTTDVKTTRRIHALCAAKGIRYLDCPVSGGPAGADAGTLTIMVGGNEVDFLTEKPFLHVVGENVIYVGSSGAGQTVKLCNNMIVAGITSLLSETMIAAEQEGVAPQVLFDIIQQSSGHNRVVDVFGSNLLEKSFDQVLFYLGHMAKDLELYMDMSREQHTPQPTASVVNQLYRAALQQKKGKLDSTAVYSVISNKGE
- a CDS encoding DUF3100 domain-containing protein, which gives rise to MGETMKLVKDWRLHLLVLGLVIVTERIGVIQIPVGPGVIMLLPMLFAILFGLVLYFTPLVKEKQSKHAEPIITISVALLIAKIGVTIGPGLQDVIAAGPALLLQEIGNFGTIIFALPVAVLLLGMKREAIGMTHSIGREPNLGLIYDKFGFDSPEGKGVTTVYVFGTVFGALFYGLIAGFLATFTPLHPLSLAMAAGIGSGSMMAAATGSLIASYPELETQIIAFAGASNLLTYSTGLFVSIFIALPITEKLYRVFAKWRGGEDR